From one Bacillus sp. FJAT-42376 genomic stretch:
- the proC gene encoding pyrroline-5-carboxylate reductase, with protein MMRIGILGAGSMAEAMISGLISGNVVRPDQISVINRSDRSKLLYIQDQYGVNVSENKEELLACSDVIILAMKPKDAQEAILSIRPYVKKQLFLSVLAGITIQTIQKLLGKKAPVIRAMPNTSAAIQMSATAISPSEEVTMHQLKIAKHLFETIGMVAVVEEHRLDAVTALSGSGPAYVYYFIEAMEHAASEVGLDKDIAKSLILQTLAGASEMLMQSDKQAAQLRREVTSPGGTTEAGIEKLKDCRFHEAIVACVKKAAERSVELQALVSKEEKKIRKA; from the coding sequence ATGATGAGAATAGGAATACTTGGCGCCGGATCCATGGCAGAAGCAATGATTTCAGGGTTAATAAGCGGGAATGTCGTCCGCCCTGATCAAATATCTGTCATCAACCGGAGCGACCGGAGCAAGCTGTTATATATCCAGGATCAATATGGAGTAAATGTTTCAGAGAATAAAGAAGAGCTGCTGGCCTGTTCAGACGTCATCATCCTGGCCATGAAACCAAAGGATGCGCAAGAGGCCATTCTTTCCATCCGTCCATATGTGAAAAAGCAGCTCTTTCTTTCCGTACTGGCCGGTATTACGATCCAGACCATCCAGAAGCTGCTCGGAAAAAAAGCACCGGTCATCCGTGCGATGCCGAATACATCCGCTGCCATTCAGATGTCCGCAACGGCCATTTCTCCGAGTGAAGAAGTAACCATGCATCAGTTAAAAATAGCGAAACATCTTTTTGAAACGATCGGCATGGTCGCTGTCGTTGAAGAACACAGACTTGATGCGGTTACAGCACTTTCCGGAAGCGGTCCTGCCTATGTCTATTATTTTATTGAAGCTATGGAACATGCGGCCAGCGAAGTCGGCCTTGACAAGGATATTGCCAAAAGCCTGATTCTCCAGACGCTTGCGGGTGCATCTGAAATGCTGATGCAATCCGATAAACAGGCTGCTCAATTGCGGAGGGAGGTAACCAGTCCCGGAGGAACAACAGAGGCGGGAATTGAAAAACTGAAGGACTGCCGGTTTCATGAGGCAATCGTTGCTTGCGTGAAAAAAGCTGCTGAGCGTTCTGTTGAATTGCAGGCACTGGTTTCGAAGGAGGAAAAGAAAATCAGAAAAGCATGA
- a CDS encoding YqzH family protein, with protein sequence MQTEWLEKMLTRAFKQYGRDLEEHPLPEKDMVSFMDDLGRSKDEETEYYEVIENLVYEYMVNKDDCRF encoded by the coding sequence ATGCAAACAGAATGGCTGGAGAAAATGCTGACCCGTGCCTTCAAGCAGTATGGGCGGGATTTGGAGGAGCATCCGCTTCCAGAAAAAGATATGGTTTCATTTATGGATGATCTGGGACGGTCAAAGGATGAAGAAACGGAATATTACGAGGTCATTGAGAATCTGGTATACGAATATATGGTGAATAAGGATGACTGCAGATTCTAA
- a CDS encoding iron-sulfur cluster biosynthesis family protein: MNVTFTEKAMERIAPSLREHPEARLKLKYDTEGCGCVVSGVAALWLVKETEEDDLKIETNFKPVYLEKTKMVFLDENMTVDFLESANTFALKSPSQMLNPRMSLVVK; the protein is encoded by the coding sequence ATGAACGTAACATTTACAGAAAAAGCAATGGAACGAATTGCGCCGAGCTTGCGCGAACATCCGGAAGCTCGTTTGAAGCTGAAATACGATACAGAGGGATGCGGCTGTGTCGTATCAGGGGTCGCAGCCCTTTGGCTTGTGAAGGAAACAGAAGAGGATGATTTGAAAATCGAAACCAATTTCAAACCGGTCTATCTGGAAAAGACAAAAATGGTCTTTTTAGATGAGAACATGACCGTAGATTTTCTTGAATCCGCCAATACCTTTGCGCTGAAAAGCCCGTCACAAATGCTCAATCCGCGCATGAGTTTAGTCGTTAAGTGA
- a CDS encoding DUF1572 family protein, with protein sequence MSVGTVYLKVVMNRFKGVKNLGDRAMEQLTEQDLHWKQNEETNSIAVIVKHMNGNMVSRWTDFLTTDGEKPDRSREQEFLNDLGDRADVMQVWENGWNVLFHALGQLTEEDLLKEIFIRGESHMVMDAIERQMAHYAYHTGQIVHIGKERKDAEWKSLSIPRGESDIFLQKMLEKHQKR encoded by the coding sequence ATGAGTGTGGGAACGGTGTATCTCAAAGTCGTAATGAATCGCTTTAAGGGGGTAAAAAACTTAGGTGACCGGGCAATGGAACAATTAACTGAACAGGATTTACATTGGAAGCAAAACGAAGAAACAAACAGCATCGCGGTCATTGTCAAGCATATGAACGGGAACATGGTTTCCAGATGGACCGATTTTCTCACCACTGACGGGGAAAAACCTGACCGCAGCCGTGAGCAGGAATTTCTGAACGATTTAGGAGACCGGGCGGATGTCATGCAGGTTTGGGAAAATGGCTGGAATGTATTGTTTCATGCACTCGGGCAGCTCACGGAGGAAGATCTGCTAAAAGAAATCTTTATACGGGGCGAATCGCACATGGTAATGGATGCGATTGAAAGACAGATGGCCCACTACGCGTATCATACTGGACAGATTGTGCACATCGGAAAGGAACGGAAGGATGCGGAGTGGAAAAGCTTGAGTATACCGAGGGGAGAGTCGGATATTTTCCTGCAGAAAATGCTAGAGAAGCATCAGAAGAGGTGA
- a CDS encoding UV damage repair protein UvrX, which yields MDYDQLPKKKILCVDMKSFYASCAAVLMGLDPHTCYLAVVGDTERQGSVVLAASPQLKKDFNIKTGSRKFEIPDDPRIHVVNPKMALFIRISTELSKMFYRYVPREAIHIYSVDESFIQVDGVEHLWGDAHEIAWKIKSEMEREFQLPCAIGIGPNMLLSKICLDIEAKKTGVAEWTYDDVKTNLWNIKPLSKMWGIGGRMEKNLNRMGIFSVGQLANYPLEVLEKKFGIMGSQLYHHAWGVDLSDLGEPIMQGQISFGKSQILMRDYTDPEEVKHVILEMCEEVARRARHHCRSGRTISFGVGYSKDEWGGGFYRSRTMEEPTNITMDLYRTCLELFEEFYDGKTVRKISIALSNIEEDTESQLNLFQPDREKHRTLGYVMDSIRSKHGSDSLLRAVSYTKAGTAKHRATLVGGHKA from the coding sequence ATGGATTATGACCAGCTTCCCAAAAAGAAAATTCTTTGCGTTGATATGAAAAGCTTTTATGCGAGCTGTGCGGCTGTCCTGATGGGACTGGATCCGCATACCTGCTACCTTGCTGTCGTCGGGGATACCGAAAGGCAGGGAAGTGTGGTGCTGGCCGCATCTCCCCAATTGAAAAAGGACTTTAATATTAAAACAGGATCGAGAAAATTTGAAATCCCGGATGATCCCCGGATCCACGTTGTAAACCCGAAAATGGCATTGTTTATCCGCATTTCCACTGAGCTTTCAAAAATGTTTTACCGCTATGTGCCGAGAGAAGCCATTCATATTTACAGTGTAGATGAAAGTTTCATCCAGGTCGACGGTGTCGAACATTTATGGGGGGACGCCCATGAGATTGCCTGGAAAATTAAAAGCGAGATGGAGCGGGAATTCCAGCTGCCGTGTGCGATCGGCATCGGCCCGAATATGCTTTTGTCCAAGATATGCCTGGACATTGAGGCAAAAAAGACCGGGGTTGCCGAATGGACCTATGATGATGTGAAGACAAACTTGTGGAATATAAAACCATTGAGCAAGATGTGGGGCATCGGGGGAAGGATGGAAAAAAATTTGAACCGGATGGGCATTTTCAGTGTCGGCCAGCTTGCCAATTACCCTTTGGAAGTGCTGGAAAAAAAATTCGGCATTATGGGAAGCCAGCTTTATCATCATGCCTGGGGCGTGGATTTGTCCGACCTCGGCGAGCCGATTATGCAGGGGCAGATCAGCTTCGGCAAAAGCCAGATTCTTATGCGTGATTACACGGATCCGGAAGAGGTGAAGCACGTCATCCTTGAAATGTGCGAAGAGGTGGCAAGAAGAGCGCGCCATCACTGCCGGTCGGGCCGGACCATCAGTTTTGGCGTCGGCTACAGCAAGGATGAATGGGGGGGCGGGTTTTACCGTTCCCGGACGATGGAGGAGCCGACAAATATCACGATGGATCTTTACCGAACATGCCTGGAGCTTTTTGAGGAGTTTTATGACGGGAAAACGGTTCGTAAAATCTCCATTGCCCTGTCCAACATTGAGGAGGATACGGAAAGCCAGCTCAATCTCTTTCAGCCTGACCGGGAGAAGCACCGGACACTCGGGTATGTCATGGATTCCATCCGAAGCAAACACGGCTCTGATTCTCTGCTTCGGGCTGTTTCCTACACGAAAGCGGGAACAGCGAAGCACCGGGCAACACTAGTCGGAGGACATAAGGCATAA
- a CDS encoding TetR/AcrR family transcriptional regulator: protein MTAAAAGKETQILHAGLVLFAERGFDATAVPAIAKKAGVGAGTIYRYFENKENLGNVLFQQCLSKFEETLLKGYPKESEDPRKQFQHFFYGMVTFTNENEHALCFIRTHAHAMFLNEKSTGQFIQALSLLHDFFEEGKSKKLIRDLPANGLIAILFGAFLELHRLIRAGHLEETPELLKGIEESCWDAVRIHE from the coding sequence ATGACCGCAGCTGCAGCAGGAAAAGAAACGCAAATCTTGCACGCAGGACTTGTTTTATTCGCGGAACGCGGATTCGACGCCACGGCCGTTCCGGCGATTGCCAAAAAAGCCGGGGTGGGAGCGGGTACGATCTACCGCTATTTCGAGAATAAAGAGAATTTGGGCAATGTGCTGTTTCAGCAATGCCTGAGCAAATTTGAAGAAACGCTTTTAAAAGGGTATCCAAAGGAATCAGAAGACCCGAGAAAGCAGTTTCAGCATTTTTTTTACGGAATGGTCACCTTTACCAATGAGAATGAGCATGCTCTCTGTTTTATTCGAACTCATGCTCATGCGATGTTTTTAAACGAGAAAAGCACCGGTCAATTCATTCAGGCGCTTTCCCTTCTCCACGATTTTTTTGAAGAAGGAAAGTCAAAAAAGCTCATCCGCGATTTGCCGGCAAACGGCTTAATCGCCATTTTGTTCGGAGCGTTTTTGGAGCTGCACCGTCTTATACGGGCCGGCCACCTTGAAGAAACTCCCGAACTTTTAAAAGGGATTGAAGAAAGCTGCTGGGATGCTGTCAGAATTCATGAATGA
- a CDS encoding HPr family phosphocarrier protein: MKVRVVKPVFADPASQLVHTANQFEERILIKKEHWIIDAKSLLGVLALSLQPGEEIEIDAEGSTAAEEALLQLGLFEK, from the coding sequence ATGAAAGTTCGTGTCGTAAAACCTGTTTTTGCAGATCCGGCAAGCCAGCTTGTTCATACGGCCAATCAGTTTGAAGAAAGAATTTTAATAAAAAAAGAACACTGGATCATTGATGCAAAAAGCCTTCTTGGGGTTCTGGCTCTTTCCCTGCAGCCCGGGGAAGAAATTGAGATTGATGCGGAAGGCAGTACGGCAGCGGAAGAGGCCCTTCTGCAGCTTGGCCTGTTTGAAAAGTAA
- a CDS encoding SDR family oxidoreductase → MELKNKVVFITGASGGIGEAMARKTAAAGAVPVLLARREDRLQTLAEELKKAYGTEALYAKLDVSDTASVQSVFRQLMAKTGRIDVLVNNAGFGVFKTVDESTLEEMEGMFKVNVFGLIACTKAVLPIMKEQGSGHIINIASQAGKIATPKSSLYAATKHAVLGFSNSLRMECTGTNIKVTTVNPGPIKTDFFETADESGEYTKNVERWMLTPDYVAEKVTGSILKYKREINLPRWMNAGSTMYQIVPGLVEKIAGNAFNKK, encoded by the coding sequence ATGGAACTGAAAAATAAAGTTGTTTTTATTACGGGAGCCTCTGGCGGAATTGGAGAAGCAATGGCCAGAAAAACCGCGGCTGCCGGAGCAGTCCCCGTGCTGCTTGCGAGGAGAGAAGACCGGCTTCAAACGCTTGCAGAGGAGCTTAAAAAAGCATACGGAACAGAAGCTCTGTATGCGAAACTGGATGTCTCGGATACGGCCTCTGTTCAATCTGTTTTCAGGCAGCTGATGGCAAAGACAGGACGAATCGATGTATTAGTCAATAACGCCGGTTTTGGAGTGTTTAAAACAGTGGATGAATCCACCCTGGAAGAGATGGAAGGGATGTTTAAAGTAAATGTGTTTGGTTTGATTGCCTGTACGAAGGCGGTGCTTCCTATTATGAAGGAGCAAGGCAGCGGCCATATTATCAACATTGCTTCCCAGGCAGGGAAAATTGCCACGCCGAAATCCAGTCTGTATGCCGCCACTAAGCATGCAGTGCTTGGGTTTTCGAACAGTCTGCGTATGGAATGCACCGGTACGAATATAAAAGTAACCACGGTTAATCCAGGCCCGATTAAAACCGATTTCTTTGAAACGGCGGATGAAAGCGGCGAATATACAAAAAACGTGGAGAGGTGGATGCTCACGCCTGACTATGTGGCGGAAAAGGTCACTGGATCCATATTGAAATACAAGCGGGAAATTAATCTGCCGAGATGGATGAACGCGGGAAGCACAATGTATCAAATCGTCCCGGGGCTGGTTGAGAAGATTGCAGGGAATGCATTTAATAAAAAGTAA
- a CDS encoding DUF2552 family protein, with protein sequence MKKDKFQSMKNIAQDKTWVSFLNNNHPFSLMHWSIGGIHDEQKNVWLLQDEMTFQAQEFPTIDDAIAWMRENMEDVTDVL encoded by the coding sequence ATGAAAAAAGACAAATTTCAATCGATGAAAAACATTGCCCAGGACAAAACATGGGTATCATTTTTAAACAACAATCATCCATTCAGTCTGATGCACTGGTCAATTGGAGGAATCCATGACGAACAAAAGAACGTCTGGCTCCTGCAGGACGAAATGACGTTCCAGGCCCAGGAATTCCCGACGATTGATGATGCCATTGCCTGGATGCGCGAAAATATGGAAGATGTAACGGATGTACTATAA
- a CDS encoding bifunctional cytochrome P450/NADPH--P450 reductase, producing the protein MPELQGAYGHLPLLNPAKPVQSLMKIAEKMGPVFRFEKLSRSAVYVSGHTLAAEVSDESRFDKSVSQALQNVRAFSGDGLFTSWTKEPNWKKAHNILLPSFSQRAMKGYHSMMADIAIQLVQKWERLNAGDSIDVADDMTRLTLDTIGLCGFNYRFNSYYRQDFHPFIDSMTGALGEAMSKLQRTETDETYLKEKEKAFQKNIQSMFSLVDQLIAERKQLGKEEWPDDLLSHMLRSIDPESGEGLDDENIRFQIITFLIAGHETTSGLLSFAFYYLLKNPGALKKAQEEADRVLTSSVPAFKEVKKLKYVQMILNETLRLWPTAPAFSLYAKEDDVIGGEYAISKGEEVTILLPQLHRDPSVWGGDADQFKPERFDDMSRIPQHAFKPFGNGQRACIGQQFALHEAALVMGMLLKHFDFTDHTNYELEVKETLTLKPDHFTMKVKSRKPFTGFGVQAEEPPKKETTVAFLQPAEDAHQTPMLVLYGSNMGTSEGLAKELAEKGIRYGFKAEAAPLDAYAGKLPKEGAVVVLSASYNGNPPDNAVKFTDWLEGADPDELEGVHYTVFGCGDRNWASTYQRIPHLIDAAMEAKGAVRVAERGEGDADADFEGDYEAWENQLWASIAARFGIDLPIENTSDGPALSVEFVSGEMAPPIASGYGAITAEVAAVKELQSEESGRSTRHIEFLLPDGIGYKEGGHIGIFPKNSPELVNRVLRRFQLNGHEQLVLSGEGAGTSHLPKGRPVGVRELFTNFVEFQEPVTRSQLKILAAVNVCPPHRMELEAMLERYQEEILAKRVTMLELLEKYMACELSFEQFVGMLPALKPRYYSISSSPETSAGRVSLTVGVLKTAAWSGAGEYNGVASGYLSRLLPGDRVTCFVKEPQSGFERPANPETPLIMVGPGTGISPFRGFLQGRRALKEQGYKLGEAHLYFGCRARKHDYLYEQELIEAEQDGLVTLHTAFSREEGKEKTYVQHLIKENASHLLSLLEKKGHLYICGDGSKMAPAVENVLTEIYQTEKAVSAGEAASWLADLQQQGRFSKDVWAGK; encoded by the coding sequence ATGCCGGAGCTACAGGGAGCCTATGGGCATCTCCCGCTTCTGAATCCGGCAAAACCTGTACAATCGCTTATGAAGATTGCTGAAAAAATGGGTCCGGTATTCCGGTTTGAAAAACTATCCCGATCTGCGGTTTATGTGTCAGGACACACGCTGGCTGCAGAGGTATCAGATGAATCAAGGTTTGATAAAAGTGTGAGTCAGGCGCTTCAAAACGTCCGGGCTTTCTCAGGGGATGGCTTGTTTACTAGCTGGACGAAGGAACCAAATTGGAAAAAAGCCCACAATATCCTTTTGCCAAGCTTTAGTCAAAGAGCAATGAAAGGGTACCACAGCATGATGGCCGACATTGCCATTCAGCTTGTCCAAAAATGGGAGCGGCTGAATGCGGGTGATTCGATTGACGTCGCCGATGATATGACGAGGCTGACTCTTGATACAATCGGTCTTTGCGGATTTAATTACCGGTTCAACAGCTACTATCGGCAGGACTTTCATCCGTTTATAGACAGCATGACGGGAGCTCTGGGCGAAGCGATGAGCAAACTGCAGAGAACGGAAACGGATGAAACTTATTTAAAAGAAAAGGAAAAAGCTTTTCAGAAAAATATACAATCAATGTTCAGTCTCGTAGATCAGCTGATTGCAGAGCGCAAACAGCTCGGGAAGGAAGAATGGCCGGACGATTTGCTTTCCCACATGCTGAGGAGCATAGATCCGGAATCAGGGGAAGGCCTTGATGATGAAAACATCCGCTTTCAAATTATCACGTTTCTGATTGCCGGTCATGAAACGACAAGCGGTTTGCTATCTTTTGCTTTTTACTATTTGCTGAAAAATCCCGGTGCTCTAAAAAAAGCACAGGAGGAAGCTGACCGGGTCCTCACCAGCTCTGTTCCCGCCTTTAAGGAAGTCAAAAAGCTGAAATATGTGCAAATGATCTTGAACGAAACACTGCGGCTGTGGCCGACAGCTCCCGCTTTTTCTCTTTATGCCAAAGAAGATGACGTGATAGGCGGAGAATATGCGATTTCAAAAGGAGAAGAAGTAACCATTCTTCTCCCTCAGCTGCACCGCGATCCTTCCGTATGGGGCGGAGATGCGGATCAGTTTAAGCCTGAACGGTTTGACGATATGAGCCGGATTCCGCAGCATGCTTTTAAGCCGTTCGGAAATGGACAGCGGGCCTGTATCGGCCAGCAGTTCGCTCTTCATGAAGCAGCCCTTGTCATGGGCATGCTTTTAAAGCACTTTGATTTTACGGATCATACAAACTATGAGCTTGAAGTGAAAGAAACCCTTACGTTAAAGCCGGATCATTTCACGATGAAGGTGAAATCCCGCAAACCGTTTACCGGGTTTGGGGTACAGGCGGAAGAGCCGCCGAAAAAAGAAACAACGGTTGCTTTTCTTCAGCCGGCAGAGGATGCCCATCAAACTCCGATGCTTGTTCTCTACGGGTCCAACATGGGGACTTCGGAAGGTTTGGCAAAGGAGCTTGCGGAAAAAGGGATCCGGTACGGATTTAAAGCGGAAGCAGCGCCTCTTGATGCATATGCAGGGAAACTGCCAAAAGAAGGTGCGGTTGTCGTTCTTTCTGCTTCCTATAATGGAAATCCGCCTGACAATGCGGTGAAATTTACGGACTGGCTTGAAGGGGCAGATCCAGACGAGCTGGAGGGAGTGCACTACACCGTTTTTGGATGCGGAGACCGCAACTGGGCAAGCACGTATCAGCGCATTCCCCATCTGATTGATGCGGCAATGGAGGCGAAAGGCGCGGTTCGGGTGGCTGAGCGCGGAGAAGGCGATGCAGATGCGGATTTTGAAGGAGATTATGAAGCATGGGAGAACCAGCTTTGGGCTTCCATCGCAGCTCGATTTGGAATCGATCTTCCTATAGAGAATACGTCTGATGGCCCAGCTCTTTCAGTTGAATTTGTCTCCGGGGAAATGGCCCCTCCTATCGCCAGCGGCTATGGAGCGATAACCGCTGAGGTTGCCGCTGTAAAAGAGCTGCAGTCTGAAGAAAGCGGCAGGAGCACCCGCCATATTGAATTTTTGCTTCCGGATGGAATCGGCTATAAAGAAGGCGGACATATCGGGATTTTCCCGAAAAACAGTCCGGAACTGGTGAACCGGGTTCTTAGACGATTTCAATTAAACGGTCATGAGCAGCTGGTTTTAAGTGGAGAAGGAGCCGGCACCTCCCATTTGCCGAAAGGGCGCCCGGTTGGTGTTCGCGAACTGTTTACAAACTTCGTGGAATTTCAAGAGCCTGTAACGAGATCTCAGCTGAAAATTCTTGCGGCCGTCAATGTTTGTCCTCCGCACCGTATGGAATTGGAAGCCATGCTGGAGCGGTATCAGGAAGAAATTTTGGCGAAACGCGTAACGATGCTTGAGCTTTTGGAAAAATACATGGCCTGCGAGCTGTCCTTTGAGCAGTTTGTAGGTATGCTTCCAGCACTCAAACCGCGCTATTATTCCATTTCCAGCTCACCTGAAACATCTGCAGGGAGAGTCAGTCTCACTGTGGGTGTACTAAAGACAGCAGCGTGGAGCGGAGCGGGTGAATACAACGGAGTCGCATCCGGCTACCTTTCCCGGCTGCTTCCGGGAGACAGGGTTACCTGCTTTGTGAAGGAGCCTCAAAGCGGCTTTGAACGGCCTGCGAACCCTGAAACACCGCTCATTATGGTCGGCCCGGGAACGGGGATTTCCCCATTCAGAGGATTCCTTCAGGGAAGGCGCGCATTAAAGGAGCAGGGATACAAACTGGGGGAAGCGCACCTTTACTTTGGCTGCAGAGCCCGCAAACACGATTATCTTTATGAACAAGAGCTTATCGAGGCAGAACAGGATGGTCTTGTAACCCTTCACACTGCTTTTTCCCGTGAAGAAGGGAAAGAAAAAACATACGTCCAGCATCTTATAAAAGAAAACGCCTCCCATCTCCTGTCCCTGCTGGAGAAAAAAGGCCATCTTTACATTTGCGGGGACGGAAGCAAAATGGCACCCGCTGTAGAGAACGTGTTAACCGAAATCTATCAGACCGAGAAAGCTGTATCAGCAGGAGAAGCAGCCAGCTGGCTTGCTGATCTTCAGCAGCAGGGACGCTTTTCAAAGGATGTCTGGGCAGGTAAATAA
- a CDS encoding YolD-like family protein, translating to MIRDRGNIKWTSMMLPEHVRLLRQWKEEEQYTAKPEIDEQQLEEFNEIICMAMENHQLLRFTVHEHEKLVPYTGYIHFLDPVGQAIRIVNEAGKRQMIPLEGIVKIEEQKEE from the coding sequence ATGATCCGTGACCGCGGAAATATTAAATGGACATCGATGATGCTGCCGGAGCATGTGAGGCTTCTCCGCCAGTGGAAAGAAGAAGAGCAGTATACGGCAAAGCCTGAGATTGATGAGCAGCAGCTGGAGGAATTTAATGAGATCATCTGCATGGCGATGGAAAATCATCAGCTCCTCCGATTTACGGTGCACGAGCATGAGAAGCTCGTGCCGTACACCGGATACATTCATTTTCTGGATCCGGTCGGGCAGGCCATCCGGATTGTAAATGAAGCAGGCAAAAGGCAGATGATTCCGCTTGAAGGAATTGTGAAGATAGAAGAGCAGAAGGAAGAATAA
- a CDS encoding MBL fold metallo-hydrolase — protein sequence MKTERNQESIIMLPIPTPFPVGDINAYLYKGESLTLIDAGPKTEEALVSLKTQVEKAGYRLEDIEQVIVTHHHPDHVGLLDELKGARFVGHPYNEPWLSRDREFIETQKAFFHGLLMEFGVDPVFLKYIKNLERSLAFSCTVSLDQTVKGGDHVPGMDGFRVIETPGHAQTHIALYREADGVLFGGDVLLKKISANPLLEPPMEGTERPKPQLQFNDTFEKLLHLPISKVYSGHGEVIENAHELIHYRRKRQADRAEEVRKMLAEKQMTAFQVCTELFPTVFHKELMLTMSETVAQLDYLEKLGKIASDGSNENRMYFA from the coding sequence ATGAAGACAGAACGAAATCAGGAATCCATCATCATGCTGCCAATCCCAACTCCGTTTCCGGTAGGAGACATCAATGCCTATCTGTATAAAGGAGAATCCCTGACACTAATTGATGCAGGGCCGAAGACGGAGGAAGCGCTGGTCTCTTTAAAGACTCAAGTGGAAAAGGCCGGATACCGGCTTGAGGATATTGAACAGGTGATTGTAACCCACCATCACCCGGACCACGTCGGTCTGCTCGATGAATTAAAAGGGGCCCGGTTTGTCGGACATCCCTATAATGAGCCGTGGCTTTCCAGAGACAGGGAATTCATAGAAACTCAAAAAGCATTTTTCCACGGGCTGCTGATGGAGTTTGGAGTGGATCCGGTTTTCCTCAAATACATTAAGAATCTGGAACGCTCTCTCGCTTTTTCCTGTACCGTTTCGCTCGATCAGACCGTTAAAGGCGGAGACCATGTCCCTGGAATGGACGGGTTTCGCGTCATCGAAACGCCTGGCCATGCCCAGACGCATATTGCTCTGTACAGGGAGGCAGACGGGGTCCTTTTTGGAGGTGACGTCCTATTGAAGAAAATTTCCGCCAATCCGCTTCTCGAACCTCCAATGGAAGGAACGGAGAGGCCAAAACCGCAGCTGCAATTCAATGACACGTTTGAAAAGCTGCTCCATCTGCCGATTTCAAAGGTATACTCAGGCCATGGGGAAGTAATCGAAAATGCACATGAATTGATTCATTACAGAAGAAAACGGCAGGCGGACCGGGCTGAGGAAGTCCGCAAAATGCTTGCTGAAAAACAGATGACTGCTTTTCAGGTATGTACAGAATTATTTCCGACTGTTTTTCATAAAGAGCTGATGCTTACCATGTCTGAAACCGTTGCGCAGTTGGATTATCTAGAAAAACTAGGTAAGATAGCATCGGACGGCTCAAACGAAAACCGAATGTATTTTGCTTAG
- a CDS encoding GNAT family protein has product MIDLFTGRTIRLAAPRIADIEDMNSWQNSHYLRMVDTDFAFPKAPDSPAKALEFRIRTNEGDQLLGFAALHSIEWNNQCALLAIGIGEEAHRGKGYGAEALQLLLQYAFYELNLNRVGLDVISYNEPAIRAYRKAGFKEEGRLRETVLRDGKAFDRIVMGILRREWIALQAE; this is encoded by the coding sequence TTGATCGATTTATTTACTGGAAGAACAATCCGTCTTGCCGCACCGAGAATCGCAGACATAGAGGACATGAACAGCTGGCAAAACAGCCATTATCTTAGGATGGTGGATACGGATTTTGCCTTCCCAAAGGCTCCGGATTCTCCTGCAAAAGCACTTGAATTCAGGATCAGAACGAATGAAGGGGATCAGCTGCTTGGGTTTGCCGCCCTTCACAGCATTGAGTGGAATAATCAATGCGCCCTTCTTGCCATTGGAATCGGAGAGGAAGCACACCGCGGAAAAGGCTATGGAGCAGAAGCCCTTCAGCTGCTTCTTCAGTACGCGTTTTATGAATTGAATCTGAACCGTGTTGGACTTGATGTCATTTCCTACAATGAGCCGGCCATTCGTGCTTACCGCAAAGCGGGCTTCAAAGAAGAAGGCCGTCTGAGAGAAACCGTCCTCAGGGATGGAAAAGCATTTGACCGGATCGTTATGGGAATTCTGCGGAGAGAATGGATCGCCCTGCAGGCTGAATGA
- a CDS encoding CDGSH iron-sulfur domain-containing protein — translation MSKVQIKILDNGPFRVTGDVELVDADGNVYPAKPAFSLCRCGQSKKMPYCDATHKGTFDSCVRAEKELD, via the coding sequence ATGTCTAAAGTTCAAATTAAAATATTGGATAACGGCCCTTTCCGTGTAACAGGAGATGTGGAGCTTGTGGATGCAGACGGTAATGTATATCCGGCTAAGCCCGCTTTTTCTTTGTGCCGCTGCGGCCAGTCTAAAAAAATGCCCTATTGTGATGCAACCCATAAGGGCACCTTTGATTCCTGCGTTCGTGCAGAAAAAGAATTGGACTAA